The DNA segment TAAAAAAAGGAGTTAAAAATTCAGGCAGTATTGAATACAACACCAATCTTTCTTTCGACAGCCCCTATAAAAATACCGACTTCCAATACGTCTATGGACAAGGAACACAAAACAGAAGACCGGGAAACATTGCTGCAGCCATCGCTTCCGGATCTTCCAGTTGGGGCGAAAAACTCGATGGCGCCCCTACGATCCAGTTTGACGGGAAAACATATCCTTACAGTGCGGTAAAAGACAACATAGAAAAATTCTACCGTACTGCTCCGGCTTTTACCAATACCGTTTCCCTGAGCGGGGCAAACGAAAAAAGCATGTTCCGGTTGTCGGCCGCCAATCTGGATTATCAATCTATTTTGAAAAACGGACACCTGAACAGGAAAACAGTAAACCTCTTTACCTCCTACGACCTTAATAAACACCTGACTGTTGCTTTCAATGGAAATTACATCAATGAGAACAATAAAAACAGGTCTTACCTGAGCGACGGAACCTTAAATCCCAATTATGGAATCGCCAGCCTGGCGAATAGCGCAAACCAAATTGCCTTATCTCCAGGTTATGATCCGATAACAGGAAGAGAAATGAGGTGGAACGATGATGAGTATAAGACCAATCCTTACTTTATACTGAATAGAGGAAGAGACCTTTCGAAGCGGAACCGCTTCATTACCTCTACTTCCCTGAAGTATAAATTTACAGATTGGCTGTACCTGCAGGGAAGGTTAGGTTACGACATCAGCAATGATCAGATTGTGAGCATCATCCCCACCGGAGCATCATTTTCCATTAACGGACAGGGTGGGCTGAACGCTTTTCAGAAGATTCAGACTTCAGAATTGAACAGTGACATTCTTCTTGCAGTCAACAAAGACATCCTGAAAGACCTGAACCTGGACGTTTCTGTCGGAGCAAATTACCGGAACCGGGAAGGTGAATTATCTGACTCCAAGGGGAATCAGTTTAATACCCCTTATCTGTATACTCCTTCTAACCTTGTGACCAGGACCGACACCTATACCCTGGCCAGACTCGTCACACAATCGGCCTATTATACCTTTGACCTGAACTATAAAAGGTTGCTGAACCTTTCCTCCACAGGAAGATACGATGTCTACTCCACCCTACCTGGCAATAACAGAGGGCTTTTTGTTCCCGGTGTTTCCGGAAGTTTCATCTTCTCAGACCTCCTCAAATCGAAAGCGCTGAGTTATGGGAAGATCAGGGCCAGCTTTGCCAAAACCAGTGGTGAACCTGCACAGCCTTATATCACACAAACCTATTATACGACACAAAGTTCCGTAAACGGAACCCCGCTTGGAGATTACGACCGCAGTCTTCCGAACTATAATTTAAGGCCCTTTACCTTAAATGAGTTTGAAACGGGAGTCAACCTCCGCTTCTTTAACAATCGGTTAGATCTGGACCTGACCTGGTTTCAAAGAAGCACACATAATGAGATTGTAAGTGCGATTCAGTCGGTCACTACCGGATTTACTTCCGCTTATGTCAACTTGGGGAAAACGAAAAATGAAGGTACAGAAATCACCATTCAGGGGATTCCGGTTGCCGGAGAAAACTTTAAATGGAAATCCGGCTTTAACCTCAGTCACATTCACAATGTACTTTTATCCATAGATGGCAGCAGCCGCTATTCCCTTACCGGAACCTATCGCCCCCTAAATGCCAATACCGCTATGGTGGTGGGCAAATCCATTACACAGATTATGGCCTACGACTATAAAAGAGACCCGAACGGGAAGGTCATTATTGGAAGTGACGGCGTTCCGAAACGAGGGGAACTAAAGCCAATGGGCGCTACCCTTCCCCGGATTTACGGGGGATTCAGCAATAGCTTCTTTTATAAAAACTTTAGCCTGTCCTTTCTGGTCGACTTTAAATTTGGTAATAAAATCCTCTCTGCTACAGAAAACTATTCCTATGTCTCCGGCCTAAATAAGGCGACCCTTCCCGGAAGGGAAACCGGCGTCATTGCAGATGGGGTGATGGAAGATGGCAGTGTGAATACCATCAATGTTCCTGCTTACAATTATTACCCGCAGCTGGCCACCAATATCTCTGCACTTTCTGTCTTAAATGGCAGTTTTATAAAATTCAGACAGGCTACACTAGGTTATGCCCTGCCGGCAAAACTGATCAGAAATACGCCCTTTAGCGGGATCAACATCGACCTTGTCGGAAGAAATCTGTTTACCTTGCTGAAGTACACTAAAAATATAGACCCTGAATCTGAGTTTTCCCCAAAACTCAATTATGCGGGGATTGAAGGTGCATCATTGCCCTCTACCAGAACCTTTGGCATCAACCTGAATTTTAAATTTAAATAAAGATCAAATGAAAAAGACCTTTCTTCTTTGCTTAAGTTGCTTCATCGGTTGTTTCTATGGCTGTACCAAAGGAGAACTGGATCGCATCAATACCGATCCGACAAAATCCACTCCGGAGAATTTTGATCCGAACTTCCTGCTGCCTACGGCACAGCTAAAATTTGCCAATAAGGGATATTATCAGCTGCTTTACCAGAGCACCATGATGCAGCTGCTGTCCTCTACCTATTATTACTACAATAACGGGGATAAATACATCAATGTGGCCAATTTCACAGATTATCAGGGGAGGATTTTTGATGAAGGATATGCGGAAGCTTCCGGCATCCGCGAAATGCAGCGGCTGGCTAGAGAAAAAGATCCCAATGCTTATAAAAACCTGATTAATATCGGAGACATTGTGTTTGTTATGATTTTGCAACGCATTACCGATACCTATGGTGATGTTCCTTATCACCAGGCAGGAAAAGCAAGAGAGGGGATAAAATATCCTGTTTACGATACTCAGGAAGACATTTACAATTCCATGTTAACAGACCTGGAAACCGCAATCAAGAACCTCGACCCCGCAGCACCTGGGGTAACTGCCGATCTCTTTTACAAAGGTGACCTTACGAAATGGCGCAAATTTGGCTACTCCCTAATGTTGAGAATCGCCATGAGGCTAACGAAAGTTGATCCGGAGAAAGCCAGAATATGGGCAGAAAAAGCGGCTGCCGGAGGTACTTTTACGGACAACAACGACAATACCTTTATCAGCATGGATGCTTCCAGTTTTAACAGTCAGAATGGGACTTCCCTTGCTTTGCGCACACTTTCCGATTACAGAGAGGTGCGCTGGAGCAAGACGCTGATCGATCAGCTTAGAAACACAGCTGACCCCAGGTTATCTGTCATAGGAGAGATTCCAGCCGAGGGTTTTGCGAATAACAACAATCAAAATCTCTCCGGCAACCCGGACCCGCTGATTCAGAAAGGTCTGCCAAATGGTTATGACCTTTTAGGCGGAACAACAGACATCCGCAACCATCCGGAATATCCGGGGGGAACTGGCAATGGGACTGATCTTGCTCCCTTAGGGAAATATTCCCGCCCCAGAACTTCCGTATATTTAAAACTCGGGGGGCCGGTATTTTTAATGACTTATGGGGAGACAGAATTGCTCCTTGCAGAAGCGGCAGTAAGAAACTGGAAGGTCAAAGGCAGCGCAACCGAACACTTTAGCAATGGCGTTAAAGCGGCACTGCAATCATTGGCACAGGTAGATCCTCAGGCAAATATTACGATGGAAAAGGTCAACGCTTATGTCAAGGCCCAGAAATTGGATCAGTCTTCTACAGAAAAATCACTGGAAATGATCAATATGCAGTATTGGATCAGCACAGGTACGACCTTTAACTTCATTGAGGCCTGGCTCAACTGGAAAAGATCAGGATATCCACGCCTCACTCCTGTCAACTATCCCGGAAACGTAACCAATGGTACGATTCCGCGCAGAATGATCTATTTATCTACAGAGATTTTAAACAACCCAGACCAATATAAAGCAGCGGTCTCGAGACTTCCGGGAGGCGATGCACTCACCTCAAGGGTGTGGTGGGACCAGTAAAATACCCATTTACCAGGCTTCATCATTGTGTAACAAAAAGCTATAATTTGAGCAGTCAAGAAATATCGGAAAAAAAATTACGTTTAATAGGATATGACCACATCAATATGTGGCCGTACTAACATTAAACATCAAAAGGGATGGTTTAATTTTAGGAACAGATAAGATTGGGCAGTAATTATAATTTTTGAGAGAGGGAATTGTAATTCAACACATAGGGAGTGAGGACTCGCTGCCCAATCTTAATTTTTTAAGCCGATTAACCGAACAATTCGCTGCTCAGGTAACGGTCTCCTCTATCACAGGCAATGAATACAATCACTCCGGAACTCAACTCTGCAGCCAGTTTCAGAGAACAGGCCAATGCACCACCACTGCTCATTCCAGCAAAAATGCCTTCTGTTTTTGCCAGTTTACGGGTCATTTCTGTCGCCTCTTTTTGAGAAACATCCATTACACGGTCTACTCTTGAAGGGTCAAATATTTTAGGAAGGTATTCAATTGGCCACCTGCGGATTCCTGGGATCGAAGATTCTTCTGTAGGCTGACAACCGACAATCTGAATCTCCGGATTTTGTTCTTTCAGAAACATGGAATTGCCCATGATACTTCCCGTAGTTCCCATAGAACTCACAAAATGGGTAATTTTCTGATCGGTATCTCTCCAGATCTCAGGACCTGTAGTTTTATAGTGTGCCAGGTAATTGTCAGGGTTTGCAAACTGGTTCAAAAGAAAATATCCTTCATGTGTTCCTTTTTCTTCGGCATAATCGCGACAAACCTCTATAGATTCCAGTAAGGTTACTTTTGCACCATAGGCTTCCATCGTCAGGGTGCGTTCCCGTGTGGAATTTGAAGGCATCACCAGTTCAATTTCCAGGTCATAGATGCTGGCAATCATCGCCAATGCGATTCCTGTATTTCCACTCGTCGCTTCAATCAACTTTGTTCCTTTTTTAACATCACCACGTTCCATCGCAGAACGGATCATGTTTAAAGCAGCTCTGTCTTTCACACTTCCGCCGGGGTTGTTGCCTTCCAGCTTCGCATAAATCTTAACATCAGGATTGGAATGTAACTTCTGAATCTCTACTAAAGGGGTATTTCCGACGAATTCTATAATATTTCCCATAATTAATCTTTATGTTTTGTTTCAATCACTTTAATGGCCGACTGGTGGTATACTGTGGAGTGTGGAGGCACACTTTTAGTCAGCCATACGTTTCCACCGATGATGGAATTGTCGCCGATAATGGTTTCTCCACCCAGGATCGTTGCTCCGGAATAGATGATCACATGGTCTTCTATCGTAGGGTGACGCTTGGTATTGGCCATGTATTTTTCTACACTTAGCGCTCCTAAAGTAACGCCCTGATATAATTTAACATGGTCTCCAATCACCGTCGTCTCTCCGATTACGATTCCGGTCCCATGATCTATATATAAATACTCTCCGATTTCCGCTCCCGGATGGATGTCTATTCCGGTTTGGGAATGCGCATATTCCGTAAGAATCCTGGGAATCAAAGGAACATCAGACTTCTGCAAAACATTTGCAATGCGATACATGGAAATCGCCAGGAAGCCCGGATAAGTACGAATGATTTCAAATTCACTTTTTGCTGCCGGATCGCCACTTAAGATGGAAGCGATATCGGTATTCATTTTACGGTACAACTCCGGCAAACCTTGAAAAAAAGCTTTGGAAATCAATTCATTATTACAGTTCTTACAAGCCTTTGTGGCATTTAAAATTTGCGTCAGTTCTCTTTCCAGACCGGAAAACAACCCTTGAATTTCGGCAATCGTATATTTCGTAGCGGTGGAACGTTCCGGATATATCAGGTCCATCAGGTTAATGGCCCAGGAAGCCACCACCTGGTTGGAAGGAACCGCTTCCACACCCTTTTGTTTATTAAAAATATGAAGATAAAATTCTTCGCTCATCTTTGGTTTTGTTACTGTTTTGTTTGAAATTGTAAAGGAATGAAAATTATTACAAATAAAAACAGAAGACATCCGATTTTAAGACCGAATATTTAAAGCTATATTCGCCTGGAATCAATTTACCTTAAAGCTATTTCCCAGAAATATGTCCGAAACATTTGAAATACTATATTTCTTCAATACCCCTTATAACTCCCTCGTCGAGATTAAACGACGTAATTTTGACTTTGAAACCGATCTTTCCAAAGTATTTTTCTGGATTCTTTACGAAAAGAAAACCCATAGAATCTACCCGCTACAGTTTATTTCGATGAAAGACGACCTTTTAGGTCAGGAACGTGTGTTTAAACAAGGCACCTTATTCTTCAATGAGCAGGAAGGCACTTACCTGAACAGCAGTGATAAAGCGAAAATGATTCTGAAAAGAATGCCAACAGCCAACATGACCAAGTTATTAAAGATCAGAATCGACGAATTTCTGCTCAGCATTGACAAACAAACAGAAAAACAATTAGAAAAACTGCTGTGATATGAAAAAATGGCTTTTGTTATTCCTCATCGTTCCAATTGCATTTATAGCTTGCAACAGAAAGAAAATACCTAAAGTAGAGAGAGACATTACCATTACCCCAAAGAATGCCGTGACGAGGCTGGAACTGGACAGTATGCAGATGGAACGCTATATCTCCGGTCAGCAGCTCGGAGACAGTGCCGCGCAATACCTCAGAAACTTTTACAATAGCAGGAATTTCCAGTTTGCCTGGGTCGGAGAAAAAGGATTAACAGAGCAGGCCAGGGTTTTCTATACCCTGAATAAGGACTATGTTGCCGATTTTCAGGACAGCTCTATGCTCGATTCTGCCCTACATCAGAAAATGGAATTGCTGATGAAACAGGATACCATTTTCAAAACTGCAGATAGCAGCCTGGCGAGCCTGGATCTGCAGTTGACCCGTCATTTTTTCAATTATGTGGCCAATGCTTATGCCGGAAAAGTAGATCCGGAAGTGATACAATGGCATATTCCAAGGAAAAAGCTGAATGCTACCCTCCTGCTGGATTCCCTAATGGCAAATAAAGACACTAAAATAGACGATTGGGAACCTGTAAACCAGCAATATAAACTCCTTAAAAAGGAATTACTCCGCTATTATACCCTGCAGAAAAAAGGAGAATGGGAAAAAATAGAGCTGGGAAAGCAGAAAAAGTATAAAGCCGGAGATACCGGTCTGACGGTGAGATTGGTCAGACAACGGCTCATTGAACTTGGAGATACCAGCTTAAGTGATACCCTTCCTGAGTTCGATCTGGCCTTAAAGACCGCCGTTAAACAGGCACAACAACAATTTGGATACCGTGCGACCGGAAACATCGACGCTGCTGTGATCAAGGAACTCAACGTCCCTGTTCAACAACGCATAGAAAAATTGCTCATCAATCTGGAGCGCATGCGCTGGATGCCGGCAATGCCAGCTGGCAGACGGATCCTGGTCAATATCCCTGATTATCAGCTACACGTTTTTGAAGATAAAGAAATCGCCCTGAGCATGGGAATTGTGGTTGGCAAAGCGGCCAATAAAACGGTGATTTTCAGCAATAAGCTGAGAAATATTGTATTCAGTCCTTACTGGAATGTTCCTGCCAGCATTGTAAAAGCGGAAATTCTTCCAGCCATGAAAAGGAACCGCCGCTACCTGGCGAGTAAAAACATGGAACAGACCGGAACCAGTAACGGATTACCTCAGGTTCGTCAAAAGCCCGGAGATAACAATTCTTTGGGCCGGGTAAAGTTCCTCTTC comes from the Pedobacter sp. FW305-3-2-15-E-R2A2 genome and includes:
- a CDS encoding SusC/RagA family TonB-linked outer membrane protein, translating into MKLIGWMVIFLTLVGSLSGYSQSEDAAQHKVSLSFKSADFKKVIDAIQKQTSYHFIFSERKIPVNKINIQVKNENALKVLDQILANSNYTYKVLPNNLIVIRPRNAEVNTRMLKGTVLNESGQVLPGTSIKVKGSDFSTTSDAKGEFTIPVFPNTIVQASQVGYFKKEIPVGVQTQLQVNLIAKTNELDEVVVTALDIRKEERKIGYAISTISGAELSKARESNLIYSLEGQIAGLNISGVYGGPSSSARILLRGAASMNAGSPLFVVNGVPIDNTQRGNVNEYGGADYGDGISNINPDDVETITVLKGSAASALYGARAANGVIIITIKKGVKNSGSIEYNTNLSFDSPYKNTDFQYVYGQGTQNRRPGNIAAAIASGSSSWGEKLDGAPTIQFDGKTYPYSAVKDNIEKFYRTAPAFTNTVSLSGANEKSMFRLSAANLDYQSILKNGHLNRKTVNLFTSYDLNKHLTVAFNGNYINENNKNRSYLSDGTLNPNYGIASLANSANQIALSPGYDPITGREMRWNDDEYKTNPYFILNRGRDLSKRNRFITSTSLKYKFTDWLYLQGRLGYDISNDQIVSIIPTGASFSINGQGGLNAFQKIQTSELNSDILLAVNKDILKDLNLDVSVGANYRNREGELSDSKGNQFNTPYLYTPSNLVTRTDTYTLARLVTQSAYYTFDLNYKRLLNLSSTGRYDVYSTLPGNNRGLFVPGVSGSFIFSDLLKSKALSYGKIRASFAKTSGEPAQPYITQTYYTTQSSVNGTPLGDYDRSLPNYNLRPFTLNEFETGVNLRFFNNRLDLDLTWFQRSTHNEIVSAIQSVTTGFTSAYVNLGKTKNEGTEITIQGIPVAGENFKWKSGFNLSHIHNVLLSIDGSSRYSLTGTYRPLNANTAMVVGKSITQIMAYDYKRDPNGKVIIGSDGVPKRGELKPMGATLPRIYGGFSNSFFYKNFSLSFLVDFKFGNKILSATENYSYVSGLNKATLPGRETGVIADGVMEDGSVNTINVPAYNYYPQLATNISALSVLNGSFIKFRQATLGYALPAKLIRNTPFSGINIDLVGRNLFTLLKYTKNIDPESEFSPKLNYAGIEGASLPSTRTFGINLNFKFK
- a CDS encoding SusD/RagB family nutrient-binding outer membrane lipoprotein; amino-acid sequence: MKKTFLLCLSCFIGCFYGCTKGELDRINTDPTKSTPENFDPNFLLPTAQLKFANKGYYQLLYQSTMMQLLSSTYYYYNNGDKYINVANFTDYQGRIFDEGYAEASGIREMQRLAREKDPNAYKNLINIGDIVFVMILQRITDTYGDVPYHQAGKAREGIKYPVYDTQEDIYNSMLTDLETAIKNLDPAAPGVTADLFYKGDLTKWRKFGYSLMLRIAMRLTKVDPEKARIWAEKAAAGGTFTDNNDNTFISMDASSFNSQNGTSLALRTLSDYREVRWSKTLIDQLRNTADPRLSVIGEIPAEGFANNNNQNLSGNPDPLIQKGLPNGYDLLGGTTDIRNHPEYPGGTGNGTDLAPLGKYSRPRTSVYLKLGGPVFLMTYGETELLLAEAAVRNWKVKGSATEHFSNGVKAALQSLAQVDPQANITMEKVNAYVKAQKLDQSSTEKSLEMINMQYWISTGTTFNFIEAWLNWKRSGYPRLTPVNYPGNVTNGTIPRRMIYLSTEILNNPDQYKAAVSRLPGGDALTSRVWWDQ
- the cysM gene encoding cysteine synthase CysM, with the translated sequence MGNIIEFVGNTPLVEIQKLHSNPDVKIYAKLEGNNPGGSVKDRAALNMIRSAMERGDVKKGTKLIEATSGNTGIALAMIASIYDLEIELVMPSNSTRERTLTMEAYGAKVTLLESIEVCRDYAEEKGTHEGYFLLNQFANPDNYLAHYKTTGPEIWRDTDQKITHFVSSMGTTGSIMGNSMFLKEQNPEIQIVGCQPTEESSIPGIRRWPIEYLPKIFDPSRVDRVMDVSQKEATEMTRKLAKTEGIFAGMSSGGALACSLKLAAELSSGVIVFIACDRGDRYLSSELFG
- the epsC gene encoding serine O-acetyltransferase EpsC — protein: MSEEFYLHIFNKQKGVEAVPSNQVVASWAINLMDLIYPERSTATKYTIAEIQGLFSGLERELTQILNATKACKNCNNELISKAFFQGLPELYRKMNTDIASILSGDPAAKSEFEIIRTYPGFLAISMYRIANVLQKSDVPLIPRILTEYAHSQTGIDIHPGAEIGEYLYIDHGTGIVIGETTVIGDHVKLYQGVTLGALSVEKYMANTKRHPTIEDHVIIYSGATILGGETIIGDNSIIGGNVWLTKSVPPHSTVYHQSAIKVIETKHKD
- a CDS encoding L,D-transpeptidase family protein, whose amino-acid sequence is MKKWLLLFLIVPIAFIACNRKKIPKVERDITITPKNAVTRLELDSMQMERYISGQQLGDSAAQYLRNFYNSRNFQFAWVGEKGLTEQARVFYTLNKDYVADFQDSSMLDSALHQKMELLMKQDTIFKTADSSLASLDLQLTRHFFNYVANAYAGKVDPEVIQWHIPRKKLNATLLLDSLMANKDTKIDDWEPVNQQYKLLKKELLRYYTLQKKGEWEKIELGKQKKYKAGDTGLTVRLVRQRLIELGDTSLSDTLPEFDLALKTAVKQAQQQFGYRATGNIDAAVIKELNVPVQQRIEKLLINLERMRWMPAMPAGRRILVNIPDYQLHVFEDKEIALSMGIVVGKAANKTVIFSNKLRNIVFSPYWNVPASIVKAEILPAMKRNRRYLASKNMEQTGTSNGLPQVRQKPGDNNSLGRVKFLFPNSYDIYFHDTPAKSLFAEEKRAFSHGCIRLSQPVKLAEYLLTDQKEWTADRIAKAMKSTKEIWVGVKKPVPVFITYFTAWVDQNGRLNFRDDIYGHDQKMAEQMFLSSSKGLAKAPAIAQLKSK